The proteins below come from a single Etheostoma spectabile isolate EspeVRDwgs_2016 chromosome 4, UIUC_Espe_1.0, whole genome shotgun sequence genomic window:
- the LOC116687237 gene encoding LOW QUALITY PROTEIN: probable G-protein coupled receptor 25 (The sequence of the model RefSeq protein was modified relative to this genomic sequence to represent the inferred CDS: inserted 1 base in 1 codon) encodes MDTYTDDESYDYYSDNFTYDGLFNCSGSHLHGSNIFLPILYYLIFFTGFLGNLFVISVVGSKGRRGGRLVDTFVVNLALADLIFVLTLPLWAISASQSGYWDFGRIGDLLCKLSSYIIAVNRFSNIFFLTCMSVDRYLAVVKLMDSRYLRSSRCIRATCAAVWLSSLVLGIPSLVYRRVEPSGDGLYCVEDNNSSFFLGXSLTMAFLNFVFPVLIIVLCYGTIIVHLNHHCAANPRAEARRRHSLKMVLSIIVAFVVSWLPFNVFKVIIISSHLLNADLSCDAQMWQRNGLLVSCCLAFLNSCVNPAIYFFLDHHFRRRAERLYKKCIGQPKLQRSHNSSASFTNVGTSES; translated from the exons ATGGACACCTACACAGATGATGAAAGTTATGATTACTACAGTGACAACTTTACTTATGATGGTTTATTTAATTGCTCTGGCTCACACCTGCATGGCTCCAACATCTTCCTGCCCATACTGTATTACCTCATATTTTTCACAGGCTTTTTGGGGAACCTCTTTGTTATCTCAGTCGTGGGCAGCAAAGGGAGGAGAGGTGGGCGTCTGGTGGACACTTTTGTTGTCAACCTGGCCCTGGCCGACCTCATCTTTGTCCTCACGCTGCCTCTGTGGGCAATCTCTGCAAGCCAGAGTGGCTATTGGGACTTTGGGAGAATTGGGGACCTGCTGTGTAAACTGAGCAGCTACATCATAGCTGTGAACCGTTTCTCTAACATCTTTTTTCTCACCTGCATGAGTGTCGATCGTTACCTGGCGGTGGTGAAGCTGATGGACTCGAGGTACCTCAGGAGCAGCAGGTGCATTCGTGCCACTTGTGCTGCCGTGTGGTTGAGCTCGCTGGTGCTTGGCATCCCATCCCTGGTGTACCGCAGAGTGGAGCCGTCCGGTGATGGACTCTACTGCGTGGAAGATAACAACTCAAGTTTTTTTCTTG TGAGTCTCACCATGGCGTTCCTTAACTTTGTCTTCCCAGTGTTAATAATTGTGCTCTGTTATGGCACCATCATTGTGCATCTCAACCACCACTGTGCTGCAAATCCTCGAGCTGAAGCCCGTCGCAGACACTCCTTGAAGATGGTCCTCTCCATCATAGTGGCCTTCGTGGTGTCCTGGCTCCCCTTCAACGTCTTCAAAGTCATTATAATCAGCTCACACCTCTTAAATGCTGATTTGAGTTGTGACGCTCAGATGTGGCAAAGAAACGGGCTCCTCGTCTCGTGCTGCCTGGCCTTCCTCAACAGCTGTGTGAATCCAGCCATTTACTTTTTCCTGGACCATCACTTCAGACGACGGGCCGAGCGCCTGTACAAGAAGTGCATAGGGCAGCCAAAATTGCAGCGGAGCCACAACTCCTCAGCTTCATTCACCAATGTTGGCACTTCAGAGAGCTAA